The genomic stretch tatgcacaaaccaaaaagtaatttgaaattttCATTAAGGTAAAGCTTAGTTCTATAATTCACAAACACTAATTTGAGTAACTCAATCCTAGTTATACATCTAAACAAACTAtaatgcaacatacagatgttCTCCCTCTGTATGCCTATGTAACTCATGTCAATGACAGTTACATATATACACTGAGACTAGACCCCTTAAGACTGCAAATCAATAGGTGTTTCTATTGTTAACtttaaattaatacaaaatagTAATTGAGAAAATGCATTAATCCTCTCTATTAACTAACAAGGAAACACCCTAaactacattttatttctgttatagAGTTCTCTGTACTAAATGTGGAAAAACTGAACtacacaaatactgaaaagttaaaaattcCTTAATTTGTTTATTCCTGATACCACTACCACAATTTACAGGGCAATATACCTGATgtaatgggaaaataaaaagaaaaaagaaagacaaagctaCAACAGATAAAGACCTCAGGAATGTACATCTAATCGACACTACATTGCATTAATCAATAGCTGCACTTTTTGCAAACTGTGGCTATGACAGTCCTGAACAAGAAGGGTTTCCTGTTTAAGCTGCAGTAACTTTTCTGACTATGGATCATCGCTCCTTCTGTGGCAGATTTTACAGTTCCTCTAATGCATTTGGGACGACTGTCTCAAAGTAACCTGCAGCTTTCCTGACAACTCCTCGCTCTCTCTCCTGCTAAGAACTGTAGCCTGTTGAATACAGGATAAGAAAATTATTACTCTCAGTGAACAGTAGTACATGATTAATCATCATTAGAAATATACATTACACCTACCCTTTTTCTGGTAGCGTTTTTAGAATCTTCTACCACCATAGCCCCCACTTCCACTTCCAGATCCATAACCACCTACAAATAACAGGGTGTATATTGAAGTACAAGAAAGCCAAGAAATTTTAACTAGAAAAAAGAATATTGTTTGTATAAAATCTTATTTACCACCGTAGGGACTGCCTGAACTTCTGCCACCAAAGCTGCCACCACCTTTCATGGGACCATAGTTGGACTGCTGCTGTCCACTGTAATTACCAAAATCATTGTAGTTTCCACTTCCACCATAATTACCTGaaacaaatacagatttatAAAGCCATTTCTGTTCAACACTTAGGATATGAAGCTTGCCAAATTATGACACTCaatgttaattttaataatttaaaaccatttaaaataGAATTGTAAGCATTTTGCACACTCCCTCTACTTGCAATGCACAAATGACAGAAAACCTCTTAGCATTTTGAAGATTAGAAACTGGTACTTCATTGTAAATTAAATACATCACAATACTAGAAAATTTATAGATTTGAGTAGGCAATCTGAAGTCAACACAACAGACTATATTTAAGGCCTCCAATTCATAGAAGCACATGAGTTTCACTGTCATTCTTCCACTGCTCAACTCTTTGTATGTATGACAATAATGTAAAGTACACAGAATTTATTTGCTCCATTAAGTGACAGAACCACAAAAGCAATGCTGCATATACACATCAGAGGGTATAATGAAGTATGCATATTTTGCAGCTTAAATCCCCACACTTGGGGCAAACAATTAAAAAGCTTATATAAACCTTGATTTATAGTCCTCACAAGGAGGATGTCATCTACACAATGTGAACTGGTATCTGACAGCAACAGCATTCTTCAGTCAAAAGCCTCAAAATTCTCCTATTCTACAGATTtatagctgctgctttttgcaaaATAAGTTCCAGGCAAAACAATGTTGTATATAGTATATCAAAGCTGATTCAGATGGAAAAGAACCTTCCTTATGTTAACATAGTATTCTACATTAAGACCTCACTGTACAACTCATTTTAAGCAGTATCACACTCAAGGCACTGCACAACTCAGACATATCTGAAAAAACGCCTAATGAAAACAGGCATCTTACCACCACCGAAATTTCCTCCTTCATTGTAGCCATCatatcctcctcctccacctccatATCCACCACCTGGGTTTCCATATCCTGgtcctccaccaccaccataACCTCCTCTGCTGCCATAGCCAGGACCCCCTCCATAGTTGCCCCCTTGGAATAAAAGAAGAATCAAATTGAACACTCCGAAGTTAAACTGGTGAGGAAACgtccatttaaaaacaaaagaaaaaccaaataCAGAGTAAGACTGTCTCCTCCCAATGTTTTCCCTGTATTATATTAATTGCAGCTGTATCACCTATCTAAACTATttaacccaaaaaaaaaaacaaaacaaccattCATTTATGTACACACTTGAAGAATGATACTCAGAAGTTCATTCTGGCTCACAGAAAATACACACTGTTACCACCACTCCCCCCACTACATGCAATAACTGCCTCTTTACACAAATGGCTTTGTCAGTATTGTGTATCATCCTCTTTATTCTTCTGAATTAAAACGTCTCATGAAGGTAAGATCCTCAGAAGGATTCTTGTTCACAGTTTTTATCTAGGCCTACAGCTTTATTTACATGCGTGTCAAAGCTcctgaaaattctttttttccaatcaCATAAAAGTGTATCTGAAAGACAGTATTCCAGAGGCTGACCTGGTCTCTGACATTTTGATGGAGTAATCCCAAACTGGGGAATAGTTCCAAAGAACTCAACATAACTACATTTATCTGCTTATAGATTCAGGACATCAGTAATCACACGCTACTTTCCCCATTTgtgcacacacaccccccccgcCAAGAACCCCACTATTTCCACAGCCATTTGGTAATTTCCACAGTTCTCTTCACATGCACTTTGGACGCTCATTCAAACTTCATTATAAAAAAGACACTACTGAGCCATGAGAAGAGTTACAGTTGactgaaaagatttttcttatgATAGCAGGTCACTGCGTTATTCAGTTTTAGTCATCTCAGCTGACAGCAGAATCTTCATTTAGTTCTCAATTATATCATGGACAGCTGCTGCATGAACTTTTAAGTAACCTCATGTCACAATGTAAATAcagaggtgggtttttttccccccacccataattttgtggggaaaaagaaaaccctttaaCTCTTCACAGCTCTACGATGTAGAAACATTACCAAAGCAgactttgttttcaaagcaaaggCAAGACTTACAGCTATCTACAACActtgggagggaaggggaagtgAACAATACACTTACCATCACCAAATCCATTGTATCCGTCACCACCCCCAAagcttcctctgctcccaccaccgccaccaccacccccaTAGCCTCCTGGAACACAAAACAGATAAGAATGTTTTCCTGAACACATTGAACATTCAGTGTTTAAGCCAACTgacacaggaaataaaaataggaaTCACATTCTGTGTAAGCATTCCAGTTATTTACCTCTTCCACCAAAGTTTCCTCCTCTGCCAAAGTTCCCTCCACCGCCTCCAAAGTTTCCACGACCCATGAAGTTGCCTGAGCCACCCCCACGAcctacaaaatattttacttcaatTACATTAATTGAAAACCAGTTCCATACAATACTGATGTATAACTCCAAACTCACCTCTCTGAGAGCTAGCAGTCTGCATCTCTTGTTTTGAGAGTGCTTTTTTCACTTCACAGTTATGTCCATTTATAGTATGGTATTTCTGaactaaagaaaaatgtgaaataggacagttagaaaataaaatcattgaAAGCAATACGCTGTAAAACTGTCATAGAAAGGCACGATCACACTTTTAAAAGGAACATTAAATCTATCCCTTCTTTTACAATAGTAAAACAGTTGATTATGCCAACAGCTTACATTCCACACACCGCTATTCTGAAATCTAATGTTACACTTTTATCCTGTAAGCCATTTCTCACTGAAGAGCTACATACCAACAATTTTATCAACTGTATCATGATCATCAAAAGTTACAAAAGCGAAGCCTCTCTTCTTTCCACTTTGCCTGTCTTCCATGACTTCTATGGTTTCAATCTTGCCATACTTTTCAAAGTACTCCCTTAAATTATATTCTTCTGTGTCTTCTTTAATTCCAccaacaaatattttctttactgtgagatgCGCCCCAGGCTTCACAGAATCCTACAACACCAAAAACTCCATTCagtgttttaaattattagGTAAAGATTAGGAAATTAGGTTAACTTAAAACACTTAACTTACCTCCCTTGAAACCGCTCTCTTTGGTTCAACCACGCGTCCATCAACCTTATGAGGTCGAGCGCTCATGGCAGCATCCACCTCCTCCACACAAGAATAAGTCACAAAGCCAAAGCCTCTGGAACGTTTTGTTTGGGGGTCTCTCATCACCTGCAAAAAATACAGGGGGTGCTCTGCATTTTCTGTACTAGATTAAGCACTTCTATCCTTCAAAAGCACAAACTAGTATTTGACACTTTACCACACAGTCCGTGAGTGTGCCCCATTTTTCAAAGTGCTCTCTCAAGCTATCATCTGTTGTTTCAAAGCTCAGACCTCCAATGAACAGCTTTCTCAACTGCTCTGGCTCCTTTGGCTCATGGCCCTACAAAATCAAAAATCAGAAACGTATTTTGACTATAAACCAGAGTTAAAATGTCacagaattacaaaaaaaattatccGTGCACATTATAACTACAAATAGGTGGAATACATTTACATAAAAACAGTGACTTCTAATGGGCTTAGACAGCAGCATAGTAAACACAATGAGgtgtgattttaattaaaacactaACTAACTAAGTGCTCCAATGCACATATCAGTAAAGAGATTTCAATATACTAAATAATCTGGTCTCTCCCCACCGCCCCAGAAGTATGTTCATTTTATGCCTTTCTTATGTTGTTGCATATTGCTGTGTAGGGATTAGCAATGAAGCCCTGCTAGGTAAAGGGAGGCTCTAGCACTTTATGAAACATATTCGTGAGGaactataaaaaaaatttaataccatgtgaaagaaaaaaggttatCGTCCAGAGTGTCCAGTCCTTCGG from Lathamus discolor isolate bLatDis1 chromosome 3, bLatDis1.hap1, whole genome shotgun sequence encodes the following:
- the HNRNPA3 gene encoding heterogeneous nuclear ribonucleoprotein A3 isoform X2; protein product: MAALKEEREVEDYKRKGRRSSQKYRRLNKGHEPKEPEQLRKLFIGGLSFETTDDSLREHFEKWGTLTDCVVMRDPQTKRSRGFGFVTYSCVEEVDAAMSARPHKVDGRVVEPKRAVSREDSVKPGAHLTVKKIFVGGIKEDTEEYNLREYFEKYGKIETIEVMEDRQSGKKRGFAFVTFDDHDTVDKIVVQKYHTINGHNCEVKKALSKQEMQTASSQRVKYFVGRGGGSGNFMGRGNFGGGGGNFGRGGNFGGRGGYGGGGGGGGSRGSFGGGDGYNGFGDGGNYGGGPGYGSRGGYGGGGGPGYGNPGGGYGGGGGGYDGYNEGGNFGGGNYGGSGNYNDFGNYSGQQQSNYGPMKGGGSFGGRSSGSPYGGGYGSGSGSGGYGGRRF
- the HNRNPA3 gene encoding heterogeneous nuclear ribonucleoprotein A3 isoform X1, whose amino-acid sequence is MAALKEEREVEDYKRKGRRSSQQKYRRLNKGHEPKEPEQLRKLFIGGLSFETTDDSLREHFEKWGTLTDCVVMRDPQTKRSRGFGFVTYSCVEEVDAAMSARPHKVDGRVVEPKRAVSREDSVKPGAHLTVKKIFVGGIKEDTEEYNLREYFEKYGKIETIEVMEDRQSGKKRGFAFVTFDDHDTVDKIVVQKYHTINGHNCEVKKALSKQEMQTASSQRVKYFVGRGGGSGNFMGRGNFGGGGGNFGRGGNFGGRGGYGGGGGGGGSRGSFGGGDGYNGFGDGGNYGGGPGYGSRGGYGGGGGPGYGNPGGGYGGGGGGYDGYNEGGNFGGGNYGGSGNYNDFGNYSGQQQSNYGPMKGGGSFGGRSSGSPYGGGYGSGSGSGGYGGRRF
- the HNRNPA3 gene encoding heterogeneous nuclear ribonucleoprotein A3 isoform X3 encodes the protein MAALKEEREVEDYKRKGRRSSQQKYRRLNKGHEPKEPEQLRKLFIGGLSFETTDDSLREHFEKWGTLTDCVVMRDPQTKRSRGFGFVTYSCVEEVDAAMSARPHKVDGRVVEPKRAVSREDSVKPGAHLTVKKIFVGGIKEDTEEYNLREYFEKYGKIETIEVMEDRQSGKKRGFAFVTFDDHDTVDKIVVQKYHTINGHNCEVKKALSKQEMQTASSQRGRGGGSGNFMGRGNFGGGGGNFGRGGNFGGRGGYGGGGGGGGSRGSFGGGDGYNGFGDGGNYGGGPGYGSRGGYGGGGGPGYGNPGGGYGGGGGGYDGYNEGGNFGGGNYGGSGNYNDFGNYSGQQQSNYGPMKGGGSFGGRSSGSPYGGGYGSGSGSGGYGGRRF
- the HNRNPA3 gene encoding heterogeneous nuclear ribonucleoprotein A3 isoform X5, which gives rise to MAALKEEREVEDYKRKGRRSSQQKYRRLNKGHEPKEPEQLRKLFIGGLSFETTDDSLREHFEKWGTLTDCVVMRDPQTKRSRGFGFVTYSCVEEVDAAMSARPHKVDGRVVEPKRAVSREDSVKPGAHLTVKKIFVGGIKEDTEEYNLREYFEKYGKIETIEVMEDRQSGKKRGFAFVTFDDHDTVDKIVVQKYHTINGHNCEVKKALSKQEMQTASSQRVKYFVGRGGGSGNFMGRGNFGGGGGNFGRGGNFGGRGGNYGGGPGYGSRGGYGGGGGPGYGNPGGGYGGGGGGYDGYNEGGNFGGGNYGGSGNYNDFGNYSGQQQSNYGPMKGGGSFGGRSSGSPYGGGYGSGSGSGGYGGRRF
- the HNRNPA3 gene encoding heterogeneous nuclear ribonucleoprotein A3 isoform X4 yields the protein MAALKEEREVEDYKRKGRRSSQGHEPKEPEQLRKLFIGGLSFETTDDSLREHFEKWGTLTDCVVMRDPQTKRSRGFGFVTYSCVEEVDAAMSARPHKVDGRVVEPKRAVSREDSVKPGAHLTVKKIFVGGIKEDTEEYNLREYFEKYGKIETIEVMEDRQSGKKRGFAFVTFDDHDTVDKIVVQKYHTINGHNCEVKKALSKQEMQTASSQRVKYFVGRGGGSGNFMGRGNFGGGGGNFGRGGNFGGRGGYGGGGGGGGSRGSFGGGDGYNGFGDGGNYGGGPGYGSRGGYGGGGGPGYGNPGGGYGGGGGGYDGYNEGGNFGGGNYGGSGNYNDFGNYSGQQQSNYGPMKGGGSFGGRSSGSPYGGGYGSGSGSGGYGGRRF